A single window of Gemmatimonadales bacterium DNA harbors:
- a CDS encoding NADH-quinone oxidoreductase subunit C — translation MTAAQTLASTIDALRAEFGSAILYDTVSCGDTIVGVDASRLHAVLAWLKETPGQDFNYLTDITAVDYRDPEHPLELVYQLRSLGRKLDLRVKVPLDKDGALTVPSVWDLWKGCNWLEREVYDMFGIRFEGHPDLRRILMWDTYAEGHPLRKDFPLRGNFTRAEQTRQALAANPEAHYSLEELSIVDAFDELPDDMKRRLAAGKRGEVR, via the coding sequence ATGACGGCTGCCCAAACCCTCGCGTCCACGATCGACGCGCTGCGTGCCGAGTTCGGCTCGGCCATTCTGTACGATACCGTGAGCTGCGGTGATACCATCGTAGGCGTCGATGCGTCTCGATTGCACGCGGTGCTGGCCTGGCTCAAAGAGACGCCGGGGCAGGATTTCAACTATCTGACCGACATCACCGCGGTCGATTACCGCGATCCCGAGCATCCGCTCGAACTGGTGTATCAGCTCCGCTCGCTGGGTCGCAAGCTGGATCTCCGGGTCAAGGTTCCGCTCGACAAGGACGGCGCGCTGACGGTGCCGTCGGTCTGGGACCTCTGGAAGGGCTGCAACTGGCTCGAGCGCGAAGTGTACGACATGTTCGGCATCCGCTTCGAGGGTCATCCCGACCTTCGTCGGATCCTGATGTGGGATACCTACGCCGAGGGGCACCCGCTGCGCAAAGACTTTCCGCTCCGCGGGAACTTCACCAGGGCGGAGCAGACTCGGCAGGCGCTGGCGGCCAACCCGGAAGCGCACTATTCGCTGGAAGAACTTTCGATCGTCGACGCCTTCGACGAACTGCCGGATGATATGAAGCGCCGGCTCGCGGCCGGGAAGCGGGGGGAAGTCCGATGA